In the Flavobacterium acetivorans genome, one interval contains:
- a CDS encoding bifunctional folylpolyglutamate synthase/dihydrofolate synthase, whose protein sequence is MNYQETTAWMFKQLPMYQLQGASAYKKDLTNTHLLINHLGNPQKDLKCIHVAGTNGKGSTSHMLASILQEAGYKVGLYTSPHLKDFRERIKINGIEISEDFVCDFINQNKVFFESNDISFFEMSVGLAFAYFAKEKVDIAIIEVGMGGRLDATNIITPLVSVITNIGLDHTQFLGNTLEAVAFEKAGIIKPAIPVVIGQYTPETKAVFLAKAKETNSEIYFASDLINEIYPSDLVGDYQVHNKKTVLQTIAVLNNQKEFKIAHKNITSGLLQVVKNTGLQGRWQQLGNSPKIICDTAHNKDGLEIVLNQVQNEIFDTLHIVLGVVNDKDLDEILPLFPKKAIYYFCKPNIPRGLDTSILSEKAKKHGLNGSCYSSVTEAYNHAKNTATESDFIYIGGSTFVVAELPINKGI, encoded by the coding sequence ATGAATTACCAAGAAACAACAGCATGGATGTTTAAGCAACTCCCTATGTACCAACTTCAGGGCGCATCTGCTTATAAAAAAGACTTAACAAACACTCATTTACTGATCAATCATCTTGGTAACCCACAGAAAGACCTAAAATGCATTCATGTAGCCGGCACAAACGGCAAAGGATCTACCTCTCACATGCTAGCCTCTATACTTCAAGAAGCAGGATACAAAGTGGGTTTATACACTTCCCCTCATTTAAAAGATTTTAGAGAACGTATCAAAATAAATGGAATAGAAATTTCAGAAGATTTTGTTTGTGATTTTATTAATCAAAACAAAGTTTTTTTCGAATCCAATGACATTAGTTTCTTCGAAATGAGCGTTGGATTAGCATTTGCCTATTTTGCAAAAGAGAAAGTCGATATCGCTATTATCGAAGTCGGAATGGGCGGAAGACTCGATGCCACAAATATAATCACACCCTTAGTTTCGGTTATCACTAACATCGGATTAGACCATACCCAATTTTTAGGAAACACACTAGAAGCGGTGGCTTTCGAAAAAGCGGGAATTATAAAGCCAGCTATTCCTGTCGTTATAGGCCAATATACACCCGAAACTAAAGCCGTTTTTTTGGCGAAAGCCAAAGAAACAAATTCGGAAATCTATTTTGCTTCAGACTTGATTAACGAAATATACCCTTCTGATTTAGTTGGTGATTATCAAGTACACAATAAAAAAACGGTACTTCAAACTATTGCTGTTTTAAACAATCAAAAAGAGTTTAAAATAGCTCACAAAAACATCACATCCGGACTCTTGCAAGTCGTAAAAAACACCGGACTCCAAGGAAGATGGCAACAATTAGGTAACTCACCAAAAATCATTTGCGACACCGCCCACAACAAAGACGGCCTAGAAATAGTATTGAATCAAGTACAAAACGAAATTTTTGACACTTTACATATCGTTTTAGGCGTCGTTAATGACAAAGACTTGGACGAAATCCTACCTTTATTTCCAAAGAAAGCAATTTATTATTTTTGCAAACCCAACATCCCTAGAGGATTAGATACTTCCATTTTATCAGAGAAAGCAAAAAAACACGGACTTAATGGCAGCTGCTATTCTTCAGTCACTGAAGCTTACAACCACGCTAAGAATACTGCCACAGAAAGTGATTTTATCTATATTGGCGGAAGTACCTTTGTAGTCGCTGAATTACCTATAAACAAAGGCATCTAA
- a CDS encoding transposase: MIHYKSILNYFERRSANAASESFNGKIKAFRNQFRGVKNIEFFLFRLTNIFAAPQVFVLILENG, encoded by the coding sequence ATGATCCATTACAAGTCCATTTTGAACTATTTTGAAAGAAGAAGCGCAAACGCAGCTTCAGAATCTTTTAATGGAAAAATAAAAGCATTTAGAAATCAATTTAGAGGCGTGAAGAATATTGAATTTTTCCTTTTTAGGCTAACTAATATTTTTGCTGCTCCACAGGTTTTTGTATTGATTCTAGAAAACGGATAA
- a CDS encoding transposase — MTKLAHWYRNVEESGFKNFNILLNTITFNYRSILNYFDNRRTNASAESFNAKIKAFRSQFRGVRKIDFFLFRLSNLFA, encoded by the coding sequence ATGACTAAACTAGCACATTGGTATAGGAATGTAGAGGAATCTGGTTTTAAAAACTTCAATATTCTACTCAATACTATAACTTTCAATTACCGGTCAATCTTAAACTACTTTGATAATAGAAGGACCAATGCTTCTGCTGAATCTTTCAATGCAAAAATAAAAGCCTTTAGAAGTCAGTTTAGAGGAGTAAGGAAAATAGATTTCTTCTTGTTCAGATTATCTAATCTTTTTGCCTAA
- a CDS encoding ISAon1 family transposase, with translation MDKSATDCHTIGGFFGVNGKKLQRQYKKHLSSFNAWAPREHAHQWIVYPENMGTHLSIDEVALSQGELYTIVTNKKFKGKKGSLVAIVAGTKADKVIEHIRKIDYKKRSCVKEITLDMANSMKLISKRCFPKATQVTDRFHVQKLALEALQEIRIKHRWEAMDFENQLILQTKRENQTYIPELLANGDSVKQLLARSRYALYKSREKWTENQNERAQLLFGLYPDIKTAYYLSQQLRGIYNSNNDKHIAMTKLAHWYRNVEESGFKNFNILLNTITFNYRSILNYFDNRSTNASAESFNAKIKAFRSQFRGVRKIDFFLFRLSNLFA, from the coding sequence ATAGATAAGAGTGCTACTGATTGTCACACCATTGGTGGTTTCTTCGGAGTCAACGGAAAGAAACTCCAACGACAATATAAAAAACACCTGAGTTCCTTTAATGCTTGGGCTCCACGAGAACATGCACATCAATGGATTGTTTACCCTGAAAATATGGGCACCCATTTATCAATTGACGAAGTAGCTTTGTCTCAGGGTGAACTTTACACTATTGTAACCAACAAGAAGTTCAAAGGTAAAAAAGGTTCCTTAGTTGCCATTGTTGCTGGAACAAAGGCAGATAAAGTCATAGAACATATCAGAAAGATTGATTACAAGAAGAGAAGCTGTGTCAAAGAAATAACACTTGACATGGCTAATTCTATGAAATTGATCTCTAAAAGATGTTTCCCTAAAGCCACACAGGTAACAGATAGATTTCATGTCCAAAAACTGGCACTGGAAGCCTTACAAGAGATTAGGATTAAACATCGATGGGAGGCTATGGATTTTGAGAATCAATTGATATTGCAAACCAAAAGAGAGAATCAAACCTATATTCCGGAGCTCTTAGCTAACGGTGACTCTGTAAAACAGCTATTAGCCAGGAGTCGATATGCACTTTATAAATCTCGCGAAAAATGGACTGAGAATCAAAATGAAAGAGCTCAATTATTATTTGGACTATATCCAGATATAAAAACAGCCTATTATCTAAGCCAACAACTTCGAGGTATCTACAATAGCAACAATGACAAGCACATTGCGATGACTAAACTAGCACATTGGTATAGGAATGTAGAGGAATCTGGTTTTAAAAACTTCAATATTCTACTCAATACTATAACTTTCAATTACCGGTCAATCTTAAACTACTTTGATAATAGAAGTACCAATGCTTCTGCTGAATCTTTCAATGCAAAAATAAAAGCCTTTAGAAGTCAGTTTAGAGGAGTAAGGAAAATAGATTTCTTCTTGTTCAGATTATCTAATCTTTTTGCCTAA
- a CDS encoding ISAon1 family transposase N-terminal region protein, with translation MLPDFLVDHFEVVSSTNTEEIVHLYFEENAKPPKEFDTLELVSKGFQDEITIQDFPLRGKYVYLHIKRRRWTNKTTGEILKRDWNLVAKGTRMTQEFAAFLKEINR, from the coding sequence ATGTTACCTGACTTTTTAGTAGATCACTTTGAAGTGGTTTCTTCTACTAACACAGAAGAAATAGTACACCTATATTTTGAAGAGAATGCCAAGCCTCCAAAAGAATTTGATACACTGGAACTAGTATCAAAGGGCTTTCAGGATGAGATAACCATTCAGGATTTCCCTCTCAGAGGTAAATATGTATATCTACATATAAAAAGACGTCGCTGGACAAATAAGACAACAGGCGAAATTCTTAAAAGAGATTGGAATTTAGTTGCTAAAGGAACCCGCATGACTCAAGAGTTTGCGGCTTTTTTAAAAGAAATTAATAGATAA
- a CDS encoding transposase — translation MKRHFFSKEFSNGNTVKQLLTRSRFLLYKSPNKWSESQKERAAIVFAEYPEIKIVYSLSQKLRKIYNSSIDKAVAIKKLAHWYNDMQNLGIRSFNTIMNTIKSITRDQSQNLGGNVKIN, via the coding sequence ATAAAACGCCATTTTTTTTCAAAAGAATTTTCTAATGGTAATACGGTCAAGCAATTACTCACTAGAAGCCGGTTTCTGCTATACAAAAGTCCAAATAAATGGAGTGAGAGTCAAAAAGAAAGAGCGGCAATAGTATTTGCTGAATATCCAGAAATTAAAATAGTTTATTCCTTAAGCCAAAAATTACGTAAGATATACAATAGTAGTATAGATAAAGCAGTTGCTATCAAAAAATTAGCACACTGGTATAATGATATGCAGAACTTAGGAATTAGAAGCTTCAATACCATTATGAACACTATAAAATCAATTACAAGGGATCAATCCCAAAACCTGGGGGGAAATGTCAAAATAAATTGA
- a CDS encoding transposase: MGHHLFIDEVNLSMDELYTIVTNKAAKGKKGSILAIIAGTKSEIVIKHLQKIDLKKHNQVTEITLDMANSMKLIAKKSFLKAIQLIDRFHVQKLALEAIQEVRIRLKLEALDQENTAIVEAKSNKTPFFFKRIF; the protein is encoded by the coding sequence ATGGGACATCATTTGTTTATAGACGAAGTGAACTTATCGATGGATGAACTCTATACGATAGTTACCAACAAAGCAGCTAAAGGCAAGAAAGGATCTATTCTCGCTATTATTGCAGGCACTAAATCAGAAATTGTCATTAAGCATTTGCAAAAAATAGATCTAAAAAAACACAATCAAGTTACTGAAATCACCCTTGATATGGCTAATAGCATGAAATTGATAGCTAAAAAATCCTTTCTAAAGGCAATACAACTAATAGATCGTTTCCATGTTCAAAAACTGGCATTAGAAGCCATACAAGAAGTTCGAATTAGACTAAAATTGGAGGCTCTGGATCAAGAAAATACAGCCATAGTAGAGGCTAAATCAAATAAAACGCCATTTTTTTTCAAAAGAATTTTCTAA
- a CDS encoding ISAon1 family transposase N-terminal region protein, with amino-acid sequence MELLKLILPELILEHFDLVNTKIEQEKMHLFFEEKNTPLKEHNNQQLISKGFLNEVTIQDFPLRDKFIYLHIKRRRWTDKQSQEIIQRNWNIVAQGTRMTQEFAAFLKEINRY; translated from the coding sequence ATAGAACTCTTAAAACTTATACTTCCTGAATTAATTCTAGAACACTTTGATTTAGTAAACACCAAAATAGAACAAGAGAAAATGCATTTGTTTTTTGAAGAAAAAAATACACCTCTAAAAGAGCATAATAACCAGCAACTTATATCTAAAGGATTCTTAAATGAAGTTACTATCCAAGATTTTCCTCTCAGAGATAAATTCATTTATCTTCACATAAAAAGAAGACGTTGGACTGACAAACAATCTCAAGAAATCATTCAGCGCAATTGGAACATCGTAGCACAAGGAACCCGCATGACTCAAGAGTTTGCGGCTTTTTTAAAGGAAATTAATAGATACTAA
- a CDS encoding gliding motility-associated C-terminal domain-containing protein: MDLKILFRLKVRYSYVIFIILFLSSRVLNAQCAGNDNTLIVCNIPDPANKNIDLNILLGVYESGGIWKDNLFSGGLNVSTGILDAQKVKKSGVYTYTYTVDNGLGCKDSSVITVTIGAYSGISSPNVSACSDDLSFNLFQGFNGNFLSPQSNGVWTDNDGTGALNNNLLDAKKAGLGTHSFTYTVPAIGTCPAQSSTVNVTVFRVPEPGIPSTLLLCSSDKATFDTNYDLNDLLSGEDANGIWTEINSNELSDPSDSSVDIKNIYNTLGAGVYSFTYTVLPTNPICNEKKSNVSIIIEEQLDFTGATLVVNSDICENEISTAKYNAVITQVNQLSQNIPNGSYLVKYEIAGMGLIFTNSVVADFNNGLLVFDFKDPTNVNRVFFPEVGAYTVSIKEITSVTSLGACTNIIDDLSDILNVNPLPKINGATLNIVDVCKGSDAAVEISGNTNLTDGNYSIDYNLSGSNSATLQQLTFNVTNGMGSFSIPSALIPAIGNTTISILKIRNINTGCTNTSNLVKTFIVKALPNVANLTFEIKDVCQGEPILVSLSGLGNLTDVTINYTLSESNTVLNQIMPLAVTSGKASFTIPSTSLNIGVTSLEITYLIDNTNGCGTSVANGNKSFAINILPSLPITNNFEFCKNDKKTIADLVPNGTQYQWFDSVSSTTVLNAGTLLVSRTYYVKGVNLSTGCESSRAAAIVEINETQAPVLNQGGESFCGLDNPTIQNLTDKTATNGNLTWYDAAENGNLIASTELLIDGFTYYGFDYSNDTSCYSDALIVTVSLSNCDETPDFFIPDGFSPNGDAINDTFKITGIEFIYPNYALEIYNRYGNLMFKGNKNKPEWDGKNSDYKIGIDGFAPNGVYFYIINYNKGNKAPKQGKLYLSR; the protein is encoded by the coding sequence ATGGATCTAAAAATACTTTTCAGATTAAAGGTTCGTTATTCATATGTTATTTTTATTATATTATTTCTTTCTTCAAGGGTTTTAAATGCACAATGCGCTGGTAATGATAATACTTTAATAGTATGTAATATACCGGATCCTGCTAATAAAAATATTGATCTTAATATTCTTTTAGGTGTTTATGAGTCTGGAGGAATCTGGAAAGATAATTTGTTTTCTGGTGGATTAAATGTTAGTACAGGAATATTAGATGCTCAAAAAGTCAAAAAAAGTGGCGTTTATACTTATACTTATACTGTTGACAATGGTTTAGGATGTAAAGACTCTTCAGTTATAACAGTCACAATTGGAGCTTACTCCGGTATATCCAGCCCTAACGTTTCAGCTTGCAGTGATGATCTTAGTTTTAATCTTTTTCAAGGGTTTAATGGGAATTTTTTGAGCCCACAATCTAATGGAGTGTGGACAGATAATGATGGGACTGGAGCACTTAATAATAATTTGCTTGATGCTAAGAAAGCGGGTTTAGGCACGCATTCTTTTACTTATACAGTTCCGGCAATAGGAACTTGTCCTGCACAATCTTCTACTGTTAATGTAACAGTTTTTAGAGTCCCTGAGCCTGGTATACCCTCAACACTTTTATTATGTAGTTCTGACAAGGCTACATTTGACACAAATTATGATTTGAATGATTTATTGAGTGGTGAAGATGCAAATGGTATTTGGACAGAAATAAATAGTAATGAATTATCAGATCCTAGTGATTCATCAGTTGATATTAAGAACATATACAATACTCTGGGAGCAGGAGTATATAGTTTTACTTATACTGTTTTGCCAACAAATCCAATTTGTAACGAAAAGAAATCTAATGTAAGTATTATTATTGAAGAACAGCTTGATTTTACCGGAGCAACACTTGTAGTGAATTCAGACATATGTGAAAATGAAATTTCCACGGCAAAGTATAACGCTGTAATAACACAAGTGAATCAGCTAAGCCAGAATATTCCAAATGGAAGCTATTTGGTGAAGTATGAAATTGCTGGAATGGGATTGATTTTTACTAATTCAGTAGTAGCTGATTTTAATAACGGGCTTTTAGTATTTGATTTCAAAGATCCAACAAATGTTAATCGAGTTTTTTTTCCGGAAGTGGGTGCTTACACTGTAAGTATAAAGGAGATTACTAGTGTTACAAGTCTGGGGGCTTGTACTAATATTATAGATGATCTTTCGGATATTTTGAATGTAAACCCGTTGCCCAAAATTAATGGAGCAACACTTAACATTGTAGATGTTTGTAAGGGTTCAGATGCTGCAGTCGAAATTTCCGGAAATACTAATTTAACTGATGGGAATTATTCTATTGATTATAATTTATCGGGTAGCAATTCAGCAACTTTACAGCAACTAACTTTTAATGTCACAAATGGAATGGGAAGTTTTAGTATTCCATCCGCTTTAATTCCAGCTATTGGTAACACAACAATCTCGATTTTGAAAATCAGGAATATAAATACGGGTTGTACTAACACATCTAATTTGGTTAAAACTTTTATTGTTAAAGCGTTACCTAATGTTGCAAATCTTACTTTTGAGATCAAAGATGTTTGTCAAGGTGAGCCTATTTTGGTGTCACTTTCAGGCTTAGGTAATTTGACTGATGTTACTATCAATTACACTTTAAGTGAGAGTAACACAGTGCTTAATCAGATAATGCCATTAGCTGTTACTTCAGGTAAAGCCAGTTTTACAATTCCTTCAACTTCCCTCAATATAGGAGTAACAAGTCTTGAAATAACCTATTTAATAGATAATACTAACGGCTGTGGAACCTCAGTTGCTAATGGAAACAAGAGTTTTGCAATTAATATTCTTCCGAGTCTTCCAATTACGAATAATTTTGAATTTTGTAAAAACGACAAAAAAACAATTGCTGATTTGGTCCCAAATGGTACTCAATACCAATGGTTCGATTCAGTATCAAGTACGACGGTTTTAAATGCTGGGACTCTTCTAGTGTCTAGAACCTATTATGTTAAGGGGGTAAATTTGTCCACGGGATGCGAATCATCAAGAGCTGCTGCGATTGTTGAAATTAATGAAACGCAAGCACCAGTGTTAAACCAAGGTGGAGAAAGTTTCTGTGGATTAGATAATCCGACTATTCAAAATTTGACAGATAAGACTGCTACAAATGGTAATTTGACTTGGTATGATGCAGCTGAAAATGGTAATTTGATAGCATCAACAGAACTACTTATAGATGGTTTTACGTATTATGGATTCGATTATTCAAATGATACAAGTTGTTATTCGGATGCTTTGATTGTAACCGTATCTCTTTCAAACTGTGACGAAACCCCTGATTTTTTTATTCCTGATGGTTTTTCTCCAAATGGTGATGCGATAAATGATACTTTTAAAATTACTGGAATTGAGTTTATATATCCAAATTATGCATTGGAAATTTATAACAGATATGGAAATTTAATGTTCAAAGGCAATAAAAATAAGCCAGAATGGGATGGAAAAAATTCTGATTATAAAATTGGGATCGATGGATTTGCTCCAAATGGAGTCTATTTTTATATTATCAATTATAACAAAGGGAATAAAGCTCCTAAACAAGGTAAGCTTTATTTAAGTCGATAA
- a CDS encoding PorP/SprF family type IX secretion system membrane protein: MREKILFVSFLFFMINASAQQDPQYTQYMYNMSVVNPAYATGAQSMLDVGILYRTQWVGAVGAPKKMTLFGHMPVNNKVELGFSLISDDIGDGAKKENNFSADFAYVLQFNNNHRLSLGLKAGLTSMQTNFNGFKFESTSPDFAFEDIDFLKPNIGVGAYYFTDDYYVGLSAPNLLNSKHIEKRSGISDYGSENIHAFFTGGYVFTLSDSFKLKPAFMSKFVKGAPVTLDLSANVLYNEKFEFGASYRFDDAVSALMNIKVTPGVRVGYAYDYTISNLGQFNSGTHEIFVLFNLDLLGKGYDKSPRFF; the protein is encoded by the coding sequence ATGAGAGAAAAAATACTGTTTGTAAGTTTTTTATTTTTTATGATAAACGCTTCCGCCCAACAGGATCCACAATATACACAATACATGTACAACATGAGTGTAGTAAATCCGGCTTATGCCACCGGAGCACAGTCTATGTTAGATGTAGGTATTTTATATAGAACGCAATGGGTTGGAGCAGTTGGAGCCCCAAAAAAGATGACTCTTTTTGGACACATGCCAGTAAATAATAAAGTTGAATTAGGGTTTTCATTGATTTCTGATGATATTGGAGATGGAGCCAAAAAAGAGAATAATTTTTCAGCAGATTTTGCATACGTACTTCAATTTAATAACAATCACAGACTTTCTTTAGGACTAAAAGCAGGGCTTACTTCCATGCAAACTAATTTTAACGGTTTTAAGTTTGAGAGTACATCACCTGATTTTGCATTTGAGGATATTGATTTCTTAAAACCTAATATTGGTGTTGGGGCTTATTATTTTACAGACGACTATTATGTTGGACTATCTGCTCCCAATTTACTTAATTCAAAACACATCGAAAAGCGTTCAGGCATTAGTGATTATGGTTCAGAAAACATACATGCTTTTTTTACCGGAGGTTATGTATTTACCTTGTCGGATTCATTCAAGTTAAAACCTGCTTTTATGTCGAAGTTTGTCAAAGGAGCTCCGGTAACTTTAGATCTTTCTGCCAATGTTTTGTATAATGAAAAATTTGAATTTGGCGCATCTTATAGATTTGACGATGCCGTAAGTGCTTTGATGAACATAAAAGTTACTCCAGGTGTCAGAGTGGGTTACGCTTATGATTATACTATTTCTAATCTGGGCCAATTTAATTCGGGGACACACGAAATTTTTGTGCTATTTAATTTAGATTTATTAGGTAAAGGGTATGATAAATCACCGAGGTTTTTCTAA
- a CDS encoding OmpA family protein, giving the protein MKRIFLLIVVFSIQLISAQGQDLQRAKRFFDKTYYSEAIPLYEKYIQRNSSFEALKNLADCYYFTNDYVNAQRFYSRLISRFSNDLGEEYYFRYSNTLKATGNYEEANKVSRDLLLKSNNQQALAVFEKEIKVLENISAIGNRFEIKNLALNTENSEFGVVRVDQNLVFSGVKKKVGLFDKMYKWNNEPYLDLLVIPFENVKSGDSIVNYLSDELNTSMHEANSVFTKDGKTIYFTRNNYKSGKRAKNGDKISNLGIFKAEFVDGKWTNIVSLPFNSDDYSVEHPALSSDEKTLYFSSDMPGTLGSFDIFSVKIVGSSYRDPINLGGKINTNRREQFPFVSKDNKLYFSSDGHSGYGSLDVFVSEIQDNSFSAPLNIGLPINSGYDDFSFNIDSDSKLGFFASNRLGGKGNDDIYELKETKPLLIEDCKQFIAGVVTDVDTKLPLVNALVVLQNSDKVEIQRVLTSNDGKFSFNADCETAYSVFASKENYTKDSKTVRIAKERNKSNVVALALRSMTAIKKEEQLAQEKKKNEELTEAEQKKKEALALALKAKKEKEIAAKKEIEVTEIKKKEKVEQIVAAEKDVVKVKDRLVIKTDPIYFDYDLWYIRKESKPILNRVIELMKKYPEMVVEIGSHTDNRGNSKYNMNLSSNRAQSTREYFISQGIPKSRIFAKGYGESVQIIKCEPSESCTEEQHELNRRSEFVIKSL; this is encoded by the coding sequence ATGAAAAGAATATTTCTCCTCATCGTCGTATTTTCGATACAACTTATATCAGCCCAAGGACAAGATCTGCAAAGGGCCAAACGCTTTTTTGACAAAACTTATTATAGTGAGGCCATTCCCTTATATGAAAAATATATTCAGAGAAATAGTTCTTTTGAAGCATTGAAAAATCTGGCAGATTGCTATTATTTCACCAATGATTATGTAAATGCACAAAGATTCTACAGTCGACTAATTTCGAGGTTTAGTAATGATTTGGGAGAGGAATATTACTTTAGGTATTCAAATACTTTGAAAGCAACAGGAAATTATGAAGAAGCAAATAAAGTTAGCCGCGATTTATTGCTAAAATCAAATAATCAACAAGCCCTAGCCGTTTTTGAAAAAGAAATTAAAGTACTTGAAAATATATCAGCAATAGGAAACCGATTCGAAATAAAGAATCTTGCGTTAAATACCGAAAATTCTGAGTTTGGGGTAGTGAGAGTGGATCAGAACTTGGTTTTTTCAGGAGTAAAAAAGAAGGTTGGTTTATTTGATAAAATGTATAAATGGAATAACGAACCTTATCTGGATTTACTTGTAATTCCATTTGAAAATGTAAAATCAGGAGATTCTATTGTGAATTATTTATCGGATGAATTAAATACTTCAATGCATGAGGCGAATTCCGTTTTTACTAAAGATGGTAAAACAATCTACTTTACCAGAAATAATTATAAAAGCGGAAAAAGAGCTAAGAATGGAGACAAGATTTCTAACTTAGGTATTTTTAAGGCCGAATTTGTAGATGGAAAATGGACTAATATTGTGTCGCTTCCTTTTAACAGTGACGATTATTCTGTTGAGCATCCTGCGTTGAGCAGCGATGAAAAAACATTGTATTTCTCTTCAGACATGCCTGGAACCTTAGGCTCATTTGATATTTTTAGCGTTAAAATAGTAGGATCGTCCTATAGAGATCCAATAAATTTAGGAGGTAAAATAAATACCAATAGAAGAGAACAGTTTCCTTTTGTCTCAAAAGACAATAAATTATATTTTTCATCTGACGGTCATTCAGGATATGGATCATTGGATGTTTTTGTTTCGGAAATACAGGATAATTCCTTTTCGGCCCCGTTAAACATTGGACTTCCGATAAATTCCGGTTATGATGATTTTTCTTTTAATATTGATTCTGATTCTAAACTGGGATTCTTTGCTTCTAATAGACTAGGAGGAAAAGGGAATGATGATATTTATGAACTCAAAGAAACCAAACCATTGCTTATTGAAGATTGCAAGCAATTTATTGCAGGAGTTGTCACAGACGTGGATACAAAGCTTCCTTTGGTTAATGCCTTGGTAGTTTTGCAAAATTCGGATAAAGTCGAAATTCAGAGAGTTTTAACTTCAAATGACGGGAAATTTAGTTTCAATGCTGATTGTGAAACTGCTTATTCTGTTTTTGCATCCAAAGAAAATTATACAAAAGATTCTAAAACGGTTAGAATTGCTAAAGAAAGAAATAAAAGTAATGTAGTTGCACTAGCTTTACGATCGATGACGGCTATAAAAAAGGAAGAACAACTAGCGCAAGAGAAAAAGAAAAATGAGGAATTGACGGAAGCCGAACAAAAGAAAAAAGAAGCATTAGCCTTGGCTCTAAAAGCTAAAAAAGAAAAAGAAATTGCCGCAAAGAAAGAAATTGAGGTAACGGAAATAAAGAAAAAAGAAAAAGTTGAGCAAATAGTTGCTGCCGAAAAAGACGTAGTAAAAGTCAAAGATCGCCTCGTTATCAAAACTGACCCAATCTATTTTGATTATGATTTATGGTACATTAGAAAAGAGTCAAAACCAATTTTAAATCGTGTTATTGAGCTGATGAAGAAATATCCCGAAATGGTTGTCGAAATAGGTTCACATACGGATAATAGAGGAAATTCGAAGTATAATATGAATCTTTCTTCCAATAGAGCACAATCAACAAGAGAATATTTCATAAGCCAAGGAATTCCTAAATCGAGAATTTTTGCAAAAGGATATGGAGAAAGCGTTCAGATTATAAAATGTGAACCAAGCGAATCTTGTACAGAGGAACAACACGAGCTTAATAGACGCAGTGAGTTTGTGATTAAAAGTCTGTAA